The Populus trichocarpa isolate Nisqually-1 chromosome 2, P.trichocarpa_v4.1, whole genome shotgun sequence genome has a window encoding:
- the LOC7479735 gene encoding uncharacterized protein LOC7479735 isoform X1, with amino-acid sequence MGAAALPSNGEIATVTVATHPLVLGLQPAALVDNVAHVDWSLLDQIPGDRGGSMPVAIEELEHILKEVKAHKLASPDELSPMKTMAGGSVANTIRGLSAGFGVSCGIIGACGDDEQGKLFVSNMSFNGVNLSRLRMKQGHTAQCVCMVDELGNRTMRPCLSSAVKVQADELTKEDFKGSKWLVLRYAIFNLEVIQAAIRNAKQEGLFVSLDLASFEMVRNFRSPLLQLLESGDIDLCFANEDEAMELLRGEQTTDPEAAAEFLAKHCNWAVVTLAADGCIARHGKEIVRVPAIGEAKATDATGAGDLFAGGFLYGLIKGLSLEECCQVGACSGGSVIRSLGGEVTPENWQWMYKQMQIKDLPLPDIRN; translated from the exons ATGGGAGCTGCAGCCTTGCCCAGTAATGGAGAGATTGCAACTGTTACTGTTGCTACTCACCCTCTCGTACTTGGTCTACAGCCAGCAGCTCTTGTCGACAACGTGGCACATGTTGATTGGTCTTTGCTCGACCAAATCCCCGGTGACCGTGGCGGCTCAATGCCt GTTGCAATTGAAGAGCTTGAGCATATATTAAAAGAGGTGAAGGCGCATAAGCTTGCTTCGCCGGATGAGCTATCTCCGATGAAGACGATGGCGGGTGGCAGTGTAGCGAATACTATCAGAGGACTGAGTGCAGGCTTTGGAGTCTCTTGTGGGATTATTGGGGCATGTGGGGATGATGAGCAAGGGAAGTTATTTGTGAGTAATATGAGTTTTAATGGAGTGAATCTTTCAAGATTAAGGATGAAGCAGGGACACACAGCTCAG TGTGTTTGCATGGTTGATGAATTAGGTAATCGTACTATGCGACCCTGTCTCTCTAGTGCTGTCAAAGTTCAG GCTGATGAATTGACCAAGGAGGATTTTAAAGGCTCCAAG TGGTTGGTTCTGAGATATGCAATATTCAATTTGGAAGTTATTCAAGCAGCTATCCGGAATGCAAAGCAAGAGGGTCTTTTTGTCTCTTTGGATTTGGCGAGTTTCGag ATGGTTCGAAACTTTAGATCACCTCTTCTACAGTTACTGGAGTCAGGGGACATAGACCTCTGCTTTGCTAACGaggatgaagcaatggagttgTTGAG GGGCGAACAGACTACTGACCCTGAGGCTGCTGCAGAATTCTTGGCCAAACATTGCAACTGGGCTGTTGTGACTTTAGCTGCTGATGGTTGCATTGCAAGGCATGGAAAAGAG ATTGTTCGAGTTCCAGCCATCGGGGAAGCAAAGGCAACTGATGCCACTGGAGCAGGAGACCTCTTTGCAGGTGGGTTTTTATATGGATTGATCAAAGGCCTGTCATTGGAGGAATGCTGCCAAGTCGGTGCCTGTAGTGGTGGGTCTGTCATCCGCTCGCTTGGGGGTGAGGTTACCCCAGAGAATTGGCAGTGGATGTATAAGCAGATGCAGATCAAGGACCTCCCTCTTCCTGATATTCGCAATTGA
- the LOC7471943 gene encoding proteasome subunit alpha type-1-A, producing the protein MFRNQYDTDVTTWSPAGRLFQVEYAMEAVKQGSAAIGLRSKTHVVLACVNKANSELSSHQKKIFKVDDHIGVAIAGLTADGRVLSRYMRTECINYSFNYESPLPVGRLVVQLADKAQVCTQRSWKRPYGVGLLVGGTDESGAHLYYNCPSGNYFEYQAFAIGSRSQAAKTYLERRFENFMDSSRDDLIKDALIAVRETLQGETLKSSICTVAVVGVDEAFHILDQETVQQLINAFEIVGETEAGAAEEEGTAAEEGAAAHQDAAPMDI; encoded by the exons ATGTTCAGGAATCAATACGACACAGACGTTACCACATGGAGTCCTGCGGGTCGATTGTTCCAGGTAGAGTACGCGATGGAGGCAGTGAAGCAAGGATCAGCGGCGATTGGACTCCGATCTAAGACTCACGTGGTTCTTGCATGCGTTAACAAAGCCAACTCCGAACTCTCCTCTCACCAGAAGAAGATTTTTAAGGTCGATGACCATATCGGTGTCGCCATCGCTGGACTCACCGCTGACGGCCGTGTTTTGTCTCGGTACATGCGAACTGAATGCATTAATTACAGTTTCAATTACGAGTCTCCTCTTCCTGTTGGTCGCCTCGTCGTTCAGCTTGCGGATAAGGCTCAG GTCTGTACCCAACGTTCATGGAAACGACCTTACGGTGTTGGTCTGCTAGTAGGTGGCACAGATGAATCTGGAGCTCACCTCTATTACAATTGCCCCAGTGGGAACTACTTTGAATACCAGGCCTTTGCAATAGGATCCCGCTCACAAGCTGCAAAGACATACTTGGAACGCAGATTTGAGAATTTTATGGACTCTTCAAGGGATGATCTGATCAAGGACGCTCTCATTGCAGTTAGGGAAACCTTGCAAGGAGAAACATTAAAGAGTTCCATCTGCACGGTTGCTGTGGTAGGAGTTGACGAGGCATTCCATATACTGGATCAGGAAACCGTCCAACAGTTGATTAATGCATTTGAGATTGTGGGAGAGACGGAGGCTGGTGCTGCTGAGGAGGAGGGCACCGCTGCTGAGGAGGGTGCTGCTGCTCATCAGGATGCGGCTCCAATGGACATATGA
- the LOC7479735 gene encoding uncharacterized protein LOC7479735 isoform X2: MGAAALPSNGEIATVTVATHPLVLGLQPAALVDNVAHVDWSLLDQIPGDRGGSMPVAIEELEHILKEVKAHKLASPDELSPMKTMAGGSVANTIRGLSAGFGVSCGIIGACGDDEQGKLFVSNMSFNGVNLSRLRMKQGHTAQADELTKEDFKGSKWLVLRYAIFNLEVIQAAIRNAKQEGLFVSLDLASFEMVRNFRSPLLQLLESGDIDLCFANEDEAMELLRGEQTTDPEAAAEFLAKHCNWAVVTLAADGCIARHGKEIVRVPAIGEAKATDATGAGDLFAGGFLYGLIKGLSLEECCQVGACSGGSVIRSLGGEVTPENWQWMYKQMQIKDLPLPDIRN, from the exons ATGGGAGCTGCAGCCTTGCCCAGTAATGGAGAGATTGCAACTGTTACTGTTGCTACTCACCCTCTCGTACTTGGTCTACAGCCAGCAGCTCTTGTCGACAACGTGGCACATGTTGATTGGTCTTTGCTCGACCAAATCCCCGGTGACCGTGGCGGCTCAATGCCt GTTGCAATTGAAGAGCTTGAGCATATATTAAAAGAGGTGAAGGCGCATAAGCTTGCTTCGCCGGATGAGCTATCTCCGATGAAGACGATGGCGGGTGGCAGTGTAGCGAATACTATCAGAGGACTGAGTGCAGGCTTTGGAGTCTCTTGTGGGATTATTGGGGCATGTGGGGATGATGAGCAAGGGAAGTTATTTGTGAGTAATATGAGTTTTAATGGAGTGAATCTTTCAAGATTAAGGATGAAGCAGGGACACACAGCTCAG GCTGATGAATTGACCAAGGAGGATTTTAAAGGCTCCAAG TGGTTGGTTCTGAGATATGCAATATTCAATTTGGAAGTTATTCAAGCAGCTATCCGGAATGCAAAGCAAGAGGGTCTTTTTGTCTCTTTGGATTTGGCGAGTTTCGag ATGGTTCGAAACTTTAGATCACCTCTTCTACAGTTACTGGAGTCAGGGGACATAGACCTCTGCTTTGCTAACGaggatgaagcaatggagttgTTGAG GGGCGAACAGACTACTGACCCTGAGGCTGCTGCAGAATTCTTGGCCAAACATTGCAACTGGGCTGTTGTGACTTTAGCTGCTGATGGTTGCATTGCAAGGCATGGAAAAGAG ATTGTTCGAGTTCCAGCCATCGGGGAAGCAAAGGCAACTGATGCCACTGGAGCAGGAGACCTCTTTGCAGGTGGGTTTTTATATGGATTGATCAAAGGCCTGTCATTGGAGGAATGCTGCCAAGTCGGTGCCTGTAGTGGTGGGTCTGTCATCCGCTCGCTTGGGGGTGAGGTTACCCCAGAGAATTGGCAGTGGATGTATAAGCAGATGCAGATCAAGGACCTCCCTCTTCCTGATATTCGCAATTGA